One genomic region from Dermacentor variabilis isolate Ectoservices chromosome 6, ASM5094787v1, whole genome shotgun sequence encodes:
- the LOC142586129 gene encoding LOW QUALITY PROTEIN: uncharacterized protein LOC142586129 (The sequence of the model RefSeq protein was modified relative to this genomic sequence to represent the inferred CDS: inserted 1 base in 1 codon; substituted 1 base at 1 genomic stop codon) produces the protein MPNPTSRTELXRGMGMANYXARFVPRMAEVLQPRSSLMSSRQDLVWGAAQEAAFKKWKTLVSSDHVLGIYDSNMEAVVTADASSNGLGAVLRQRQKDGRDLTVADALSRSPLPQTASLELEDEIQGYLLLVTSSVPVTSPSLQLIAHEQEQDLDKPTEKRAQPRRAAHRETTSHGPAHVQRKPPASDTRLPRNGSFLELPNKRIAIYNETTARLFHQAHPDMFEEKEVASRCVA, from the exons ATGCCAAACCCGACATCCAGGACAGAGTTATGACGCGGGATGGGCATGGCAAATT CTGCCCGCTTTGTGCCCCGCATGGCGGAAGTCCTTCAGCCTCGGTCGTCCCTGATGAGCTCAAGACAGGATCTTGTGTGGGGTGCCGCGCAGGAAGCCGCCTTCAAGAAATGGAAGACTCTTGTTTCATCAGACCATGTTCTGGGAATCTACGATTCAAACATGGAAGCAGTGGTCACAGCAGACGCCTCATCAAACGGTCTTGGAGCTGTCCTGCGCCAAAGGCAAAAAGACG GCCGGGACTTGACGGTGGCGGACGCGCTTTCTCGGTCCCCTCTTCCACAAACGGCATCCCTGGAACTGGAGGACGAGATCCAAGGATATCTGCTATTGGTGACTTCGTCAGTACCGGTAACATCGCCGAGTTTACAGCTTATCGCCCACGAGCAAGAGCAAGACTTG GACAAGCCCACTGAAAAACGGGCACAGCCCCGCCGAGCTGCTCATAGGGAGACGACTTCGCATGGCCCTGCCCACGTCCAGCGAAAGCCTCCAGCCTCGGACACCAGACTTCCAAGAAATGGTAGCTTTCTAGAG CTACCAAACAAGAGAATCGCCATCTACAATGAAACAACGGCTCGCCTGTTCCACCAAGCCCACCCAGACATGTTTGAGGAAAAGGAAGTGGCTTCCCGATGCGTTGCGTGA